From a single Adhaeribacter swui genomic region:
- a CDS encoding LOG family protein produces the protein MAKLSKTSKTKLQEETTNTGSGQTIIQPDVNENKAKSIKEAKKQALKENRTISDDDSKIRKAFVDKDWNEIRVADSWQIFKVMAEFVEGFEKLSRIGPCVSIFGSARTKRDSPYYKMTEEIAAKLVRHGYGVITGGGPGIMEAGNKGAHSEGGKSVGLNIELPFEQFHNIYIDHDKLLDFDYFFVRKVMFVKYAQGFVVMPGGFGTLDELFEAITLIQTKKIGRFPIILVGKKYWQGLFDWIEDVMLNSESNISPEDLNLVHLVDNATDAVKVIDEFYSKYLLSPNF, from the coding sequence ATGGCTAAACTCAGTAAAACCAGCAAAACCAAACTTCAGGAAGAAACTACCAACACTGGTAGTGGACAAACTATTATTCAACCCGATGTAAACGAAAATAAGGCGAAATCGATTAAAGAAGCCAAAAAGCAAGCTTTAAAAGAAAACCGCACTATTTCCGACGACGATAGTAAGATCCGGAAAGCATTTGTAGACAAAGACTGGAACGAAATCCGGGTTGCCGATTCCTGGCAGATTTTTAAAGTAATGGCCGAATTTGTAGAGGGCTTCGAGAAACTATCACGCATCGGGCCTTGCGTTTCAATCTTTGGTTCGGCGCGTACCAAGCGCGATAGCCCTTATTACAAAATGACGGAAGAAATTGCGGCCAAACTGGTGCGGCACGGTTACGGTGTAATTACCGGCGGCGGTCCCGGCATTATGGAAGCGGGTAACAAAGGCGCCCATTCCGAAGGGGGTAAATCAGTGGGTTTAAACATTGAATTGCCGTTCGAACAATTTCATAATATTTACATCGACCACGATAAGCTGCTGGACTTTGATTACTTCTTCGTGCGGAAAGTAATGTTTGTGAAATACGCGCAAGGTTTTGTGGTAATGCCCGGCGGCTTTGGCACCCTCGACGAGTTATTCGAAGCGATTACCTTAATTCAAACCAAGAAAATTGGCAGGTTCCCGATTATTCTAGTGGGTAAAAAATATTGGCAAGGCTTATTCGATTGGATTGAAGACGTGATGCTGAACTCCGAAAGCAATATCAGTCCGGAAGATTTAAATTTAGTGCACCTGGTAGATAATGCCACCGACGCCGTAAAAGTAATCGACGAGTTCTATAGCAAATACTTGTTATCGCCGAACTTCTAG